A stretch of DNA from Pongo pygmaeus isolate AG05252 chromosome 3, NHGRI_mPonPyg2-v2.0_pri, whole genome shotgun sequence:
ATAAACCCCTACTTTTATGGTGAACTggtttcaacaagggtgccaaagTCACTCACTGGAGGAGAGATCAGctcttcagcaaatggtgctCAGACAACTGGACCTCCATTTGCAAAAGAAGGTATTTGGactcctacctcacaccatatacaaaaaaattaaccatgtaTAAAATTGATCAAAGACCTAAAAGTAAAAGTTGTGAGTTTTGGCCCACATGAGTAGACGGACAGGGTTGAGGAGCCAGTCTCCCAGTGAAGGTGCTGGAGGCTCCTTGATGCTCTTCCTGGACAGCTGAGCCTAGAGCGCACTCCTTGGGATGATGGCACCCCTCCTCTCACACTGTGAGAGGCTCAGAGCTCAGCACTGAAATCCACTGGGACGGCCAGGGGCAGGAGAGACCTCTGCCTAGTGGGAGTGCAAGGACAGAGGTCTCCTCGGGCTGTGTAGGCCCTGCCTGGAGGGGACACCAGAACCATAGGACACAGGCTTCCCCTACACACGTGTGTGTGAGGCAGCAGTTGGATCAGTGTGGAGAGAGGGTGGAGGAGGTGCCCACAAGTTACCAAGGTTTGCAGTGAGTTCGTGTCATTCTACATTTAGGTACATAGCTCCCAGGACAGCCAGCCCCTCCCCATAGGCCTGCGCACCCGGCCTTCAGGCCACACCCAGGCTGGTGGCCGCAGACCACTTGGGTCCCTGTTTCCAGGGCTCTGATGGGATAGAAGAGACTCAGCCCGTGAGGGTGTGGGTGTCCCTCATCTCTCCTCAGCAAGGAGGGCCAGAGGAAGCCCCGTGCTAGCATCAGGGGACAAGGATTCCAGCTCAGGCCCGTCCACAGCTGTGTGACCCAGCATGGGTCAAGCTCTCtcaaggcctcagtttctccctctgcAGAGTGTGGGATGGGGGTGACCTCACCAGATGGCCCCACATGCTTTAGCACAGAGATAATTCCTTTCCTCCTGACCCGCAGGCCAGCCAAGCAGCTCTACTGAGCGTGGGACTCTGTCCAAGCTCTGAGTCAGCCCCAGGGCCGGTCTTGGTAGCCATGTGCTGGCTGGCCATGGTTGGCTGTGGATCCAAGGAAAGGGATTTGTAATTCAGGGATTTAtgctttaaatttcacattttctttttcccagtAGAGTTTCCTGCTCTCAATCTCTGACACGATGGTAAAGCCCTTTGCTGTAGCTAAACTCAGTTGCCATTTTCGGATTGGCATTAGGGTGAGAAGGCTGAGTGCTCACGGGGAAGGCTCTTCCCAGCAGCACCCCTGGGCTGGAAAGGGCAGTGGGAGCAGCACGGAGCAGCAGAGGGTGGCTCAGGCTAAGCCAGAGCTGCCCGGGGCAAACAAAGAGGCACCTGCCTCCTTGTTTCTTAGCCTCTTAACGCAGAAGCTCGCAGCCTGGATTCTAGGAAGGCTTGGGGGGTACGGCCATCCTGCTGGAAGCCTTTGCTTCTTTAGCCCAGAGAGCACTTGCCCCGGCCCCACATACACCCCAGGGAGATGCCACCGGCCAAGGGGAAGCTTGCTGAGGCCATGGCCCAGCCTCAAGCCCTCACATCAGGCTGTTCCAGCAGCCAGGGGCCCTCAGAGGCAGGGCCGAAGGGAAGGAGGTGCCAGGGAGGGGGCAGAGCTCAATGTCCACTGCAGCAGCTGCTGGGGTCCCTTCTCTGCTCTCATCTCATCTGGCACAGGGTGGGGCATGGGATGGAGACACCTGAGTACCCACCAGGCCCACACACATATATGGACATGCATGCAtgccacacacacatgtgcacacacctgTATATGTACACATGCCCCTGACACAGCTGCACCATGCCAGACACATGCCTCACACATGggtgcacacacacagcacacatgctcacacaccaTGCACATGCCTGCATCTGAGGCTGACCCTGCCTTTGATCTGGAGGATGCTAATGGACCCTGCAGAGAGAGAGTGGATGTCACTGCAGGGACTCAGTGGGCACTGGAGGGTGCAACGTCCCCTGTCCCAGTCTCCGCCCAGGTCCATCCTGTCCCCTGCCCCACACATCCCTCATCACTGGGTGTCCCCGTCGCCGGGTATCTGTCCTGGGGGAGTCCAGCAGGCCAGGCCTGGCCTCTCTCCAGAGCCCCCCCAGTCTCAGTGGGCCCCaccctggggctggggaggaggagtaGGAGTGTGGGGGAGCTGGGTGGGGACTGAGTCCTTTCTCCAGGAGGGGAGGTTGTGTGTCCCTACAGCCCTGTGTCACCAGAAACCCTCCCCAGCAACAGGGGTCACTCCCACAGGACCTGCTGCTGACCATGGGACAAGAACATGGGGGACGTGGGAAGGACGTGGGGGGTGGCGTGGGAAGGACGTAGGGGAGGTGGGAAGGACGTGGGGGAGCGTGGGAAGGACATGGGGGTGGTGTGGGAAGGACGTGGGGGACGTGGGAAAGATGTGGGGGGTGGTGTGGGAAGGACATGGGGGGGGATGTGGGAAGGACGTGGGGGGTGGCGTGGGAAGGACGTGGGGTGGCGTGGGAAGGACGTGGGGGGTGGCGTGGGAAGGACGTGGGGGGTGGCGTGGGAAGGACGTGGGGGGTGGCGTGGGAAGGACGTGGGGGGTGGCGTGGGAAGGACGTGGTGGTGGCGTGGGAAGGACGTGGGGGGTGGCGTGGGAAGGACGTGGGGGGTGGCGTGGGAAGGACGTGGGGGGGTGGCGTGGGAAGGACGTGGGGGACGGTGTGGGAAGGATGTGGGGGGCGGTGTGGGAAGGATAAGGGGGGGTGGTGTGGGAAGGACGTGGGGGGTGGTGTGGGAAGGACGTGGGGGGTGGTGTGGGAAGGACGTGGGTGGTGGTGTGGGAAGGACGTGGGGGGTGGCGTGGGAAGGACGTGGGGGGGTGGCGTGGGAAGGACGTGGGGGGTGGTGTGGGAAGGACGTGGGTGGTGGTGTGGGAAGGACGTGGGGGGTGGCGTGGGAAGGACGTGGGGGGTGTGGGAAGGATGTGGGGGGTGTGGGAAGGATGTGCCGGTGGCGTGGAAAGGACGTGGGGGGGCTGTGGGAATAACATGAGGGTGGCATGGGCCCTGCTCCCTGCCCCTCTTGTTTGGACGAGGCTGCCAGTATGTGGAACCCAGGGGGGTGCCCTGTGGCCCAGCAGCTGTTCCCACCTTCCCTGCAGCCACAAGCTTTGAAGGTGGCCTTGCCAGAGGCCCCACCGGACGTCTCCGGGGAGCTGCAGCCAGACTTTGGGCACAGCAGGCAGTGCCTATGGGGAGAGAGACACCCTCCAGCcggcctccctccacccccagccccacgaCGGCAAATGGCTCCTCCAAGGGTCTTCAGCGAGGTGTCTGGGCCTCTTCTGCCAAGGCCGTGTCATCGGGAGGTGGCCCAGTCAGGGTGGCAAGAAAAAGGACCAACAGGGCTCAACCGGCAGGTCCCGATAGAGGGACCACTTCGGAGGTGGTTCAAGGAGCCAAGCCCCAGGGTGGGAGGCCTGGGACCAGCCCCCAGCGGAGAGCGACGGCCCCAGGCCTGGAAGGCGGGATGGAGCAGCTGGCGTGCCCTGCAGGCGGAGTGGGAAGACACGGGGAAGCCGGGCCCTGGTAGCGCAGGCTGCAGGCAGGGCTGTGTGGGACAGGGCGGCTTGCCCAGCTTAGCTTCTTCCTGGCCCGGGTGGGCTCCGTCCTCTTCTCTGGGTCAGCTGCGCCGGAGGCCCTGGGAAGAGGCCCCCTGCTCTGGCCCTCAGGACCTGCTCCCCGGCCTGGAAAGTCTGAGCTGGCCCCGCTGCCGGGACACCCTCCCCAGCCTCGCTGGTGGCCTAGTTTCTGCTGGGTGCAGAGGGAATGTGGGTCAACGTTTGCAAGTCTGGCCCGGGGCCAGAGTCAGTGGAAGGAAAAACACTCAGCGGGGGCTGCCTGGCAGAGGCCTCACCCCACAGCGGGCGGTTCCAACCCCACAGCCGGCGACTCCACTGTACAGCCAGCAGAGGCCTCACCCCACAGCCGGCGGCTCCAACCCCACAGccgggggctccaaccccacagccGGGGGCACCAACCCCACAGCCGGGGCCTCCAACCCCACAGCCGGGGGCACCAACCCCACAGccgggggctccaaccccacagccGGGGGCACCAACCCCACAGCCGGCGGCTCCAACCCCACAGCCGGCAGAGGCCTCACCTCACAGCCGGCGGCTCCGGGCTCAGGGCCACAGGGAGGGCGCCCCAGGCAGCACCTCCTGCTGGGCTCTGCCCCCACCGCCGTCCTCTGGAGATGGCCCAAGGCTGGTGCCCATGACTCACTGTCCCACTCCTGCATCTCCTGTGGTCCCAGGGCAGGTCCCGCTGGTGTGTGGCCGGCCTCGCAGGAACCACTTCACTCTCCCCCATCCACTACTCCACAGGCAACAGGACCGGCCCCCTGGCCCCTTGGTGGGCGCACCGGCTTGGTGGCCCTGGAGGCCCCCTGCCCCTCAGAGGTCTCTCAGAGGCCGGCCAGCTTCCAGCACCCTCCCTGAGTCCTCAGCTCCTTGGAGGCTGCCATGGCACCCgaacccccacccccgccccaggcTCCAGGCACAGCTCCAGAGGTTGGGCGGGTGGGGGCTGCATCCCGGGCTCCACATGTGGGTAGGCACTGCCGCAGCCCCTCCCGAGTAGCCCTCAGCAAGCAGGGCTGGAGGGTGGGCTCCGTGCAAAATCGCCGTCACAGCCCCAGGGCCATCAGCAGGCAGAGGCGCAAAGCCTGGTCGTGGCCCGCAGCCCTGGGATGCCGCCGCCCCAGGACCCCCCACCCCTGGAGACCCCCAGCCCCCAGGATgcccacacctcagcctccccagtagttgggactacaggtgtgcactaccacacccagctacttctttttttatttttgtagagcgGTCTCGCTGTGTTTGCCCAGGGTGGTTTCGAACTGGCTTGGAGCCATCCCCCTGCTCggcctcccatggtgctgggattgcaggcgtgagccccaCGCCTGGCCACGCGCCTTGTTGTGTCGGTGACTTCGCCTTTGCTGTGGGGGTCTGGGTTGGGGTCCTGTGGCTCACTTGAGAATAGAAGATCATGGGGTAGTTCCCGGCACCCTCCCGCCAAGGAGGCTGACACATGGCAGGACCACCCCCTGGCTGCCCCATCGCCGCCCGCCGACAGGCCCTCTGCCTCTCCTCTGTGAACCACGAAGCACGTCAACGGGGTGCCTAGTGCCCCCTCAGTCAGCGCTCATGGGGAAGGCCCTTCTTTAACGTCTCTTACTGGGTACACCCAGAGGCCACGTGTTCCAGGCTCAGAAAGACGAGGAGAAATCCCAGCTTCTTCACTCACGGCTCTGCATCTTCAAGAAGGTGACtgtgcctctctgagcctcagcctcctctgtcTGACAGCACAGAGGTCTGCAAGTCTCTAGAGGCCGCGTGAGCTCCATGGGGACCTCTCATCTATGCCACGGAAGCAGCTGCGGGAAGTGCAAGTGAGCTCTGTGGCCTCATGCCGACCAAGGCCCTGGGGGTCACACCAAGCAGCACTGAGAAGCACAGCAGAGGCTGCCGCGGTGACCAGGGTTGCTGCCTGCCTGCCACACACCCCACTTGGGCCTCTGGCTGTCTCCTCTCCTGCAGAAACCCCATGGGCAGGTGTGCAGCCAGCGTGGATGGAAGACGTGTGTGCCAGCAGAGACGGCATGAGGCCTGGAGTTCTCATCTGTGCCACCAGAAGCAGGGGACAGTGAAACGTCGCGCATGATCACCAGGGAGACGGCTCCATCCCAGGCATCACAAACCAGCCCAGAAATGTCACCGGTAAGTGCGACAGCAGACACTAGAAGGTATGTCATCCATACGCATTATCCAGAGAAGGTACTGGAAGGAAGCCAGTCACTGCCCCTGAGTCAGAGCAGAGAACACCCCCCTGACATCAAGGTGAGGCCAAGGGGAGAGGAAGCAGGGCTGAGTAGGGCCTGTGACGTCAGCCCGTGCGGGTGGGCATGTGGCAGGGACAATGACTGAGATAGAAGACATAAACCTCCATGGGCCAAACATGGGAGCTAAACTCGGAAAGCCAACTGAAAGGGGACGTGATGAGGGGACTTGAGGGTCACAGGAGCTCCCTCCATGTCTCTCTCTCCATAAGTAGGTCTAGTGGCAACAGAAAAATGCAGACGGATCAATATGGATGGTCATACTCACGTTCCTCATGGGAAACGGCGCTTCCGAACATTCCTCACGGGAAACAGAGCTTCTGAACGTTCCTCACGGGAAACAGAGCTTCCAAATGTTTCGACTTCCGGTAAGTCCATGTCTGTTGTGTATTGGCTGCAAAGAAaacctcaaggaactaaaaagTAGAATAATTTAAATGATCCTATTAtccaaaaaattgtaaaataaataacgGAAAGTGCCACCTCTTCCCCCAAAAACTTAGAAACCAACACACTCCAGGTAGCCCTTGGGTAAATCAGGATATTAAATCTGAAAGTGCACTCTCTGAAAAGCCGAGAAACCATAAATATCGATCCAGTACCGAGGACTCAGCTAATGCAACGCCCAGAGCCCCCAGCACAGCTGTTGttttttagaggaaaaaataaacaagagggACTTTGTGCCACCCTAAGAAACTAGAATGAGAACAATaaagtgcattttaaaaagtagggaGAATTATGAAGATAAAGCCAGAAATTAATGAAGtagaaaacaaataagtaaaaaggagaaatgattgtttttctgaaagaaataaaataaaatcccctTGGCCAGCCCAAAAGCTGCATCAAGAAATGACtgcctaggctgggcatggtggctcatgcctgtaatgcccacactttgggtggctgaggtgggcagatcacttgaggcctggagtttgagaccatcctggccaatatggtgaaactgtgtctttgcagaaacacacaaattagccaggcatggtggtgcgcgcctgtagtcccagctactcgggaggctaaggcagaacaattgcttgaatccaggaggcagaggctgcagtgaactgagatcgtgccactgcactccagcctgggtgataaagtgagactctgtttccaaaaaaaaaaaaaaaccctaaaactaactaaataaatgacTATCTCTATTTagaatttttgtacattgaaataaaaaaccCCACACATGACTAGGAAGAAGGAGACCCCAGGATGGAAGAGGCTGGAGGAATGATGAGACAGCCCGCTCGGCCGGGGCAGCTGCTTCGAAACCTGCAGCAGCCATATTATCGTGGGTGTAAAGCCCAGAATGACTCTGGACAAGCGGCACCATGCAGAGATGAGCACGAGGCGCTGGAGAGGGCGAGAGCTGAGCCAGGAAAGGAGGCACCAGGAGCAGATGTCCGCAGCTGACGATGACTTCACCTTCCATGGAAAGAAAGTCATCCCAGGGTTACTTTAACCTTCCCAAGACATGAAAGGATGGAAAACTCTGTAATTCATCTCATGAAACCAGGATAACTTAATTCAAAAACCTGATGtggaacaaaaagagaaaaccataGACAAATATCACTTTTGGAAGAtgcaaaaaaatctaaataagagAACAGCAAATAGGACTCAACGCAGCGTCAGCGGATTCTACACAAGAGAACAGCAAATAGGACCCAACGCAGCAttggcagattctacacaagagaACAGCAAATAGGACCCAACGCAGCGTCGGCGGATTCTACACAAGAGAACAGCAAATAGGACCCAACGCAGCGTCAGCAGCATCCTGTTATGGCCAAGCAGATGAAGGCCAGGCTTAGGAGGGCAGCCCAGCGATCAGAGACATCATTTCATTAGCCAATTAGCACagaaaattcagagaaccccATCGACAGGTACTGAAAAGAAAATTGACCAAATTCAGCAATCGTTATGAATAAAAGCACTATttctaataaaatagaaaaaagagcaaaagtcTCTGTTCACAATAGTGGCCAAGATCGTTATACGTGGAAAACACAAATGTCACAAATCCAGGGTCGACTCGTGGGGCCTGCTGCTGTCATAATTGTCCAGCATTTTCTCGAAGGTTCtggcaaacttaaaaaaaaacaaataaatggcacaaacatcagaaaaataagacaatttaTTTTGTTGATGACATGATTGTAAACCTAGTTATGCCTCTGCcccctcatttaaaaattaaaaatcaggccaggtgcggtggctcacgcctgtaatcccagcactttaggaggccaaggtggacggatcacctgaggtcaggagtttgagaccagcctgaccaacatagtgaaatcctgtctctactaaaaacaaaattagccgggcatggtggtgcatgcctgtaatcccagctacttgggggtatgaggcacaagaatcgcttgaacccatgggcggaggttgcagcgagccgaaatcacaccactgcactccagcctaggccagaagagtgaaactccatctcaaaaaatcttaaaattaaaattaaaaatcagtaaaaaaatttaatacaagataaatatacaaaaattagtaactTCCCACTCCTCTAGCAATAATCacctggaaattaaaaaaaaaggagtcgAAATATTCCCTTTGCCATGGCAACTGAGTAGTTGGGGTGAAGGTTAGGATGCTGTACAGAGAAGCTCCGGCTATGGGGAGCTCGACGGAGGCATCATTTCTCTCCCACATGGTAGCTGAGAAGAGCTGGGTGTGCTGCTCTGTTGCCACACGTGGGGTCCCCCCATCACGCCTCTCCTCTAGCCTTCCAGGCGTCTTTCCTGGCTGCGGGGTTCCACTGGGTGCAGAAATGCCCACGTCCAGCTGGCAGCAGGGGCCATGTTTTCCAAGACCACATGTGAGACATGGCTCGTGTTGCCACGTGCATTCCATGGGACCTGGCCTGGCTGGAACATGGTCTCGCCATGGCAGGGACAGGGCAACGTCACTGCAGGAGAAGGGGCCGGAGCTGGCAGGAACAGCGTCTCCAGGTGACAAAAGCCTCCGACAATTTGGCGAGAAAGGTGGGGGTGGGTATGACAGGACGCAGGGCCCCCACCACTCAAGCAAGGACAGCGGGGAGCAGAGCCACGGAGAAGGCCCAGTCTGGAGCCGCTCCTGCCAGCCTGAAGCTCAGCCTCCAGGTTCCATTAAATCACCTCCAGTTATTCCAGGAGAAACGACGCACGGCCTAGCAAAGAAAGAACAGGCAGCTTGGACCCAGGCTCCAATCCCGGCTGCCAGTTACCAGACAGGGGCAGCCACATCAcgtctgtgtgcctcagtttctacatctgcGGCTGGGGTGATGGTTGTGCCCGTCCGGTGGGGCTGCTGTGAGTTAAGGGGTGAGAAACACTTCCCTGTCCACTGTCTCTGACACGTTCTTCCTGGGTCACCCCTCACTCAACACCCCCAGAGACTGGGCAGGCGCCACGGACAGTTGAGAAGGCGTCCAGCCTGCAGAACGGAGTCCAGGACCCAGAGGAGCTTCAGGGGTGAGCAGGGTGGGTCGGGGCCAGGGAGTAAATGACACGGGGAGCaagtggagggaggagggggcttcAGGACAGGAGGTGCAGTCTGAGCGAGGATGGTTGAGCGGCCCTGGTGTCAGAGCAGGGGAGGCTCAGTGGGGGCGGGGGCAGGCTCAGCCTCTGAGCTTCTGCCTCCAGGATGTTATGGATCTGGCGGGGAACGCGTAAACCATGAGCTCACTCTGCGGGAACGTGGTTTCCTCTGGCTGCCCCCACGACAGCTGTTCCCCATCAGCACAGGCCCCATCTCCCTAGCAGGAAGCTGGGCAGCCACTGCAGTCCAGGTGTGGACGCCTCTCACAACCCTCCCATCTGCGTGGACATCGCTGGAAGGGGTGGTAAGGGGGAGGGGAGCAGCAAGGAGAGGGTGGGTGCAGCCCCCCCACACCTCTGGCCCCCTCTGGTCCCTGCCTTTGCTGTGACCATGTGGAGGACGCCCAGCTCCCGGAGGTCAGGCCAAGCCTGCAGGGTCCTCAGTGCCACCAATCAGGCCTGACCCCGACCGCTGCAGCACCACGTGGTGCCTCTGCCCTGGATGTGGGCACCCCCgtgctctcctggctctgctgcaGCAGACCTGTACGCCAGGGCCTTCTAGACGGTTCTGGCCCCTCCCGTGTGGACTGTTCCCACCATACCTGGTCCAGGCTAAGGCTTCCTGGCCCTTCCCCCTCGCACCCTGACGAGGTTGGCCTGGGGGGCCCACGGATGCACCCTGCCCGCGTGGCCCTCTGCGGTCACCCACAGCCAGCGGGACCCAGATTCCCTGCAGGCCAAACGCAGGTGCCCCGGTTCCTCCAGCCCCTCCCCCCGCAGTAGGTGGCCAGTGACAAAGAGGGGATGGGTCTGGCCCTGTGCCATGCTGGGGCCCCATGCCCACCCTACCCGCGCTGAGTGTCCCGGCTGTGAGTCCCCAGCCCACTGGCTTCAGGCACTGCCAAGCCCCTTGGTCACTTCCCTGAAGAGGGTGTGGGTTTCTCCAGGCCAGGCCTGTGGTCAGCAATGCAGGCAGGTATTTGTGACCAGGGCATCTGTGCTATCAGGAACAGCCCCCAAACCACGCAGGGAGGGAGAAGGCCCTGAGAGAGACGGTGCCGTTACACACATGTGACCACAGAGAAGGCTGCCTTCACCCTGTCTGTACCCTGGGAGTGCCTGCCACACTGAGGACCCAGCGCAGTCAGCGCAGTTTCCGGTTTTCtgatgctgccttttttttttttttttttttttgagacacagtctcgctctgtcacccaggctggagtgcagtggtgcgatctcggctcactgcaagctccgcctcctgggttcacgccattctcctgcctcagcctcctgagtagctgggattacaggcgcccgctgccacgctcggctaatttttttgtgtttttagtagagacggggtttcactgtgttagccaggatggtctcgatctcctgacctcgtaatccacccacctcggcctcccaaagtgctgggattacaggcgtgagccactgcgcccagccggtgCTGCCTTCTTGAGGTGTGGCCTCCACAGTGCTTCACCTGGCTCCCGCAAAACAGCTTCATTGAGATGAAATTCACATGCACACAAGTCACCCTTtacagtgtacaattcagtggtttttagtatattcacgaagttgtgcaaccatccctACTCATCTCATTCCGGAACACGTTTATCATCCGCAGAAGACGTCCTGTGCCTGTTAGCAGCCGCTCCCCTCCACGGTTTGAGTGTGGCCACAACGGAGCGTCAGACAGCAGTTTATCAACAGAGACTTCCTGCCTCCCAGTCTGGAGGCCAAGGTCGGGTCCTCCGCTTCCACGATGGACCCTTGCACATCACATCCTCACCGGCTGGAGGGGGGCCTGCCCCACAAGCCCTTTTCATAGCGGCTTTAGTCACAAGGGCTCTGCCTCATGAGTGGatcaaacacctcccatcaggccccacctcccggCACTGCACGGGGTCTAAGTTTCACCCTGAGCTTTAGAGGATGCAAACGTTCCAACCACGGCACTGCACGCTGGGCCCAGTACTCACCGCTCTCACATACAAAATCGTATGAGTCAgcgttctctagagggacaggactcgTAGGATATATGAACGGGATGATCTTGGACTCCTTGCCTACC
This window harbors:
- the LOC129035314 gene encoding LOW QUALITY PROTEIN: collagen alpha-1(II) chain (The sequence of the model RefSeq protein was modified relative to this genomic sequence to represent the inferred CDS: deleted 2 bases in 1 codon; substituted 1 base at 1 genomic stop codon); the protein is MGPQHGTGPDPSPLCHWPPTAGGGAGGTGAPAFGLQGIWVPLAVGDRRGPRGQGASVGPPGQPRQGARGKGQEALAWTRYGGNSPHGRGQNRLEGPGVQVCCSRARRARGCPHPGQRHHVVLQRSGSGLIGGTEDPAGLAXPPGAGRPPHGHSKGRDQRGPEVGGLHPPSPCCSPPPYHPFQRCPRRWEGCERRPHLDCSGCPASC